A window of Natrinema versiforme contains these coding sequences:
- a CDS encoding TraB/GumN family protein: MSDAGEADVPEPPAPPDRERGSVEVLGTAHVSQASVDEVRETIDREDPDVVAVELDEGRYRQMQGGTPDDIEAGDLLSGNTVFQFLAYWMLSYVQSRLGDQFDIEPGADMRAAIEAAEANGSGVALVDRDIQVTIQRFWSRLSFTEKLKMVGGLALGVTDPRTLGLTFGAVAGALFGFLVAAFLAPLLGFGDLLLVGLSDPTILQYAGGAVIGALVGAFVGLVFLPSLESAGRYTGGYLSGFSARVLAGLALGIGGCLALVATGTFVGPFSASTVESAGIYAVRGTTGTLAGLGVGVAVGAVLGLFLDTVSGDVEDVDELDMEELTDGDVVNAMMEEFRRFSPRGANALIDERDAYIAHNLHELREQGYDVLAVVGAGHKAGIERHLLNPEEIPPIESISGTASSRRFSPLKIAGYLVTVGFLAFFFLLIMAGVRNTFLLKLFGAWFLFNGVFAFTLARLAGARWSSAGVGGAVAWLTSINPLLAPGWFAGYVELRHRPVNVRDIQTLNEIVGDTERPVGEALDAMFDVPLFRLIMIVALTNIGSMIATGLFPFVVLPWIAPEIGGVNALMGELVAGAENSLELLRGLL; encoded by the coding sequence ATGAGCGATGCAGGCGAGGCCGACGTGCCGGAGCCGCCAGCCCCACCCGACCGCGAGCGCGGCTCCGTCGAGGTCCTCGGGACGGCACACGTCTCGCAAGCGAGTGTTGACGAAGTTCGCGAAACGATCGATCGCGAGGACCCCGATGTCGTCGCCGTCGAACTGGACGAAGGCCGGTACCGCCAGATGCAGGGCGGGACGCCCGACGACATCGAAGCGGGCGACCTCCTCTCCGGGAACACGGTCTTTCAATTTCTGGCCTACTGGATGCTGTCGTACGTCCAGTCGCGGCTGGGCGACCAGTTCGATATCGAGCCCGGCGCGGACATGCGGGCGGCCATCGAGGCCGCCGAAGCGAACGGCAGCGGCGTCGCCCTGGTCGACCGCGACATTCAGGTGACGATCCAACGGTTCTGGAGCCGGCTCTCGTTTACGGAGAAACTGAAGATGGTCGGCGGCCTCGCGCTGGGGGTCACCGATCCCCGAACGCTCGGGCTCACCTTCGGCGCCGTCGCCGGCGCGCTCTTCGGATTCCTCGTCGCCGCCTTTCTCGCCCCGCTGCTCGGGTTCGGTGACCTCCTGTTAGTCGGGCTGTCCGACCCCACGATACTGCAGTACGCCGGCGGCGCCGTGATCGGTGCGCTCGTCGGCGCGTTCGTCGGCCTCGTCTTCCTCCCCTCCCTCGAGTCCGCCGGGCGGTACACCGGCGGCTACCTCTCCGGGTTCTCGGCCCGGGTCCTCGCCGGACTCGCCCTCGGTATCGGCGGCTGTCTCGCGCTCGTCGCGACCGGAACGTTCGTCGGCCCGTTTTCGGCCTCGACCGTCGAGAGCGCCGGTATCTATGCAGTCCGCGGGACGACCGGGACGCTGGCCGGTCTCGGCGTCGGCGTCGCCGTCGGTGCCGTCCTCGGGCTCTTCCTCGACACCGTCAGCGGCGACGTCGAAGATGTCGACGAACTCGATATGGAAGAACTGACCGACGGCGATGTCGTCAACGCCATGATGGAGGAGTTCCGCCGGTTCAGCCCCCGCGGCGCGAACGCCCTGATCGACGAACGCGACGCCTACATCGCACACAACCTCCACGAACTCCGCGAACAGGGCTACGACGTCCTCGCCGTCGTCGGTGCCGGCCACAAGGCCGGGATCGAACGACACCTGCTGAACCCCGAGGAAATCCCCCCGATCGAGTCGATTTCGGGAACCGCCTCGAGCCGCCGGTTCTCGCCGCTGAAGATCGCCGGCTATCTCGTCACGGTCGGCTTTCTCGCCTTCTTCTTCCTGCTGATCATGGCGGGCGTTCGGAACACGTTCCTGCTGAAGCTGTTCGGCGCGTGGTTCCTGTTCAACGGCGTCTTCGCGTTCACGCTGGCGCGACTGGCCGGCGCGCGCTGGTCCAGTGCCGGCGTCGGCGGGGCGGTCGCGTGGTTGACGAGCATCAACCCGCTGCTCGCGCCCGGTTGGTTCGCCGGCTACGTCGAACTCAGACACCGGCCGGTCAACGTCCGGGACATCCAGACGCTCAACGAGATCGTCGGCGATACCGAGCGCCCCGTCGGCGAGGCCCTCGACGCGATGTTCGACGTGCCGCTGTTCCGGCTCATCATGATCGTCGCGCTCACGAACATCGGGAGCATGATCGCGACGGGCCTGTTCCCGTTCGTGGTACTGCCGTGGATCGCCCCCGAAATCGGCGGCGTCAACGCGCTGATGGGCGAACTGGTCGCCGGGGCCGAAAACAGCCTCGAGTTACTCCGGGGGCTCCTCTGA
- a CDS encoding TrmB family transcriptional regulator: MPSEESAVTALEQLGLTEYEARCFVALTRLEQGTAKDISQVSEVPRSRVYDTVDRLHRRGLIDIQQSDPREFRAVSKADALEKLRQDYGSSIEAADEALEKVESTETQADDGVWAISNTDHVTDQLVTLIDGADDRIHFIVADETMLERDALDRLAAASDRGVTVVVEVPPNTVRDRVERAVPDARVTVTESLRELQTVVQKWPGQLILVDERAVLASGVAESDLPGVKDETAMWTHGRDHGFAAWMPELLEDRIAEDGQPNEG; encoded by the coding sequence ATGCCCAGCGAAGAGTCCGCCGTCACGGCCCTCGAGCAGTTGGGACTGACCGAGTATGAGGCGCGATGCTTCGTCGCGCTCACCCGTCTCGAACAGGGAACGGCGAAAGACATCAGTCAGGTCTCCGAGGTCCCTCGGTCGAGGGTCTACGATACGGTCGACCGGCTCCATCGGCGCGGCCTCATCGATATCCAGCAGTCCGATCCGCGGGAGTTCCGTGCCGTTTCGAAGGCCGATGCACTCGAGAAACTGCGCCAAGACTACGGCTCGAGCATCGAGGCGGCGGACGAGGCCCTCGAGAAGGTCGAATCGACCGAGACCCAAGCGGACGATGGCGTGTGGGCGATTTCGAACACCGACCACGTGACCGACCAGTTGGTGACGCTCATCGACGGCGCGGACGACCGCATCCATTTCATCGTCGCCGACGAGACGATGCTCGAACGGGACGCTCTCGATCGATTGGCGGCAGCCAGTGACCGCGGCGTCACGGTCGTCGTGGAGGTGCCGCCGAACACAGTGAGAGATCGCGTCGAACGGGCCGTTCCGGATGCCCGCGTCACGGTAACGGAGAGCCTGCGAGAGTTACAGACGGTCGTCCAGAAGTGGCCCGGCCAGTTGATCCTCGTGGACGAGCGAGCGGTTCTCGCAAGCGGCGTCGCGGAGAGCGATCTTCCGGGAGTCAAAGACGAGACCGCGATGTGGACTCACGGGCGCGACCACGGGTTCGCCGCGTGGATGCCGGAACTGCTCGAGGACAGAATCGCCGAAGACGGGCAGCCGAACGAGGGGTGA
- a CDS encoding metalloprotease has product MGYRTTQQHESEPEPELRFSDTELRDLAVAWTALSVAFALIRSPFHRGLASFGAFVLSVLVSFLTVGVGFLLHEIAHKVVAIEHGQIAEFRADYQMLLLALMGGLVGFLFAAPGAVYHRGQITTRENGLIAIAGPVTNLLLTVLFLPLLIFSATPGFFPQVLAMIGQMGVAINLFLAAFNMIPFGPLDGKSVLEWHKGVFALVFVPSAALAAFVLFRVGLF; this is encoded by the coding sequence ATGGGCTACCGCACGACACAGCAACACGAATCCGAACCCGAACCGGAACTGCGGTTCAGCGATACGGAACTGCGCGACCTCGCGGTGGCGTGGACCGCACTGAGCGTCGCATTCGCGTTGATACGGTCGCCATTCCACAGAGGGCTGGCGAGTTTCGGGGCGTTCGTCCTCTCGGTTCTGGTGAGTTTCTTGACGGTGGGTGTCGGCTTCCTCCTCCACGAGATCGCACACAAGGTCGTCGCGATCGAACACGGCCAGATCGCCGAGTTCAGAGCCGATTATCAGATGCTCCTCCTGGCGCTCATGGGTGGACTGGTCGGCTTCCTCTTCGCCGCGCCCGGTGCCGTCTACCACCGCGGCCAGATCACGACGCGAGAGAACGGCTTGATCGCGATTGCCGGACCAGTGACGAATCTCCTGCTTACGGTGCTCTTTCTCCCGCTCCTGATATTCTCCGCAACTCCCGGGTTTTTCCCCCAAGTTCTCGCGATGATCGGACAGATGGGTGTCGCGATCAACCTCTTCTTGGCCGCGTTCAACATGATCCCCTTCGGCCCGCTCGACGGGAAGTCCGTCCTCGAGTGGCACAAGGGCGTCTTCGCGCTGGTTTTCGTCCCCAGCGCGGCGCTCGCCGCCTTCGTGCTCTTCCGTGTCGGACTGTTCTGA
- a CDS encoding tyrosine-type recombinase/integrase: MNVLDEFLRKKKIRGKKSTHANYKSTLSQYSEWIMNNTERGTLIDVSTTDIEEYLYHLSQDGYRTKSIRSQYTAIRSFYSWIEEQDSNSSEDFNLGKDSWESPCEYIKPSEMNILNNKEKSMKAEYGGENISLSSEEINQLIENVPEPVTRNKLLISIMAETGMRRHEARDVKIKKVRIDEGLVTIPDSKTGENRKGTFGSTTKSLLREWLIYGKRDGFKPSIRSDYLFLTTKSEKMSGKRINEIIKEAADNAGIQEVIGHDKRGNPRYKVTAHSLRHSFGMNLLEKGHDIRTIQEALGHEDVDTTEKYLGLDNKDVTDSIKAKGHFLD; encoded by the coding sequence GTGAATGTACTTGATGAGTTTTTGAGAAAAAAGAAGATCCGTGGGAAGAAATCTACCCATGCAAATTACAAATCCACACTTAGTCAATATTCAGAGTGGATTATGAATAATACTGAAAGAGGCACACTTATAGATGTATCTACAACAGATATTGAAGAATATCTTTATCATTTGTCTCAGGATGGGTACCGAACCAAATCAATCAGATCACAGTATACTGCTATTCGTTCCTTCTATAGTTGGATTGAAGAGCAAGATAGCAATTCCTCTGAAGATTTTAATTTAGGGAAAGATAGTTGGGAAAGCCCATGTGAATATATCAAACCAAGTGAGATGAATATTCTCAACAACAAGGAGAAATCAATGAAAGCAGAGTATGGGGGTGAGAATATTTCTCTTTCATCAGAGGAAATCAACCAACTCATAGAGAATGTACCTGAGCCAGTAACTCGGAATAAACTTCTTATCTCGATTATGGCAGAAACGGGTATGCGCCGACATGAGGCTCGAGACGTGAAAATAAAGAAGGTACGTATTGATGAAGGCCTTGTTACGATACCTGATAGTAAGACAGGTGAAAATAGAAAGGGTACCTTTGGATCAACTACAAAATCTCTATTGAGAGAATGGCTTATCTATGGTAAGAGAGATGGGTTTAAGCCCTCTATTAGATCTGATTACCTATTTCTCACAACTAAGTCAGAGAAAATGTCTGGCAAAAGAATAAACGAGATAATCAAAGAAGCTGCCGACAATGCAGGTATCCAAGAAGTGATTGGACATGATAAGCGCGGAAATCCACGTTACAAAGTTACAGCCCACTCACTGCGCCATTCATTTGGGATGAATCTCCTTGAGAAAGGACATGATATAAGAACAATTCAAGAGGCTCTTGGGCATGAAGATGTAGATACAACGGAAAAATATCTTGGATTGGATAATAAAGATGTGACTGATAGCATTAAGGCAAAAGGCCACTTCCTTGATTGA
- the purM gene encoding phosphoribosylformylglycinamidine cyclo-ligase, with the protein MTETDDERGDGEGLTYAETGVDIEASEDATAALLEAFGSGLRTEYAGMIDIGDRYLALATDGVGTKLLVAEAIEDFSTIGIDCIAMNVNDLVAAGVEPVAFVDYLAIDEPDEELTNQIGEGLAVGLEQADLTMLGGETAVMPEVVKGFDLAGTCAGLAGKDEIFEGEAQVGDALVGFPSNGIHSNGLTLAREAVTRDHAYTDEFPLDPERSIGEELLRPTRIYTDLLEPMRDHEVRAAAHVTGGGWTNLLRMGDREYAIEDPLPAQPIFEFVQQEGSVTDEEMHRTFNMGTGFVVALPEEQAESLVAETDGQVIGRVADGDTVEIRGLSLS; encoded by the coding sequence ATGACCGAGACGGACGACGAGCGAGGCGACGGGGAGGGACTCACCTACGCCGAAACCGGCGTCGACATCGAGGCGAGCGAGGACGCAACCGCGGCGCTGCTCGAGGCCTTCGGGAGCGGCCTACGGACCGAGTACGCCGGGATGATCGACATCGGCGACCGGTATCTCGCGCTGGCGACCGACGGCGTCGGCACCAAGCTACTGGTCGCCGAAGCGATCGAGGACTTCTCGACCATCGGCATCGACTGCATCGCGATGAACGTCAACGACCTCGTGGCCGCGGGTGTCGAGCCGGTCGCGTTCGTCGACTACCTCGCGATCGACGAGCCCGACGAGGAGCTGACCAACCAGATCGGCGAGGGCCTCGCGGTGGGGCTCGAGCAGGCCGATCTCACCATGCTCGGCGGCGAGACGGCGGTCATGCCCGAGGTCGTGAAAGGGTTCGATCTGGCGGGCACCTGTGCCGGACTCGCCGGCAAAGACGAGATCTTCGAGGGCGAGGCGCAGGTCGGCGACGCGCTCGTCGGGTTCCCCTCGAACGGCATCCACTCGAACGGGCTGACGCTGGCCCGCGAGGCCGTCACGCGAGACCACGCGTACACGGACGAGTTCCCGCTCGACCCCGAGCGGTCGATCGGCGAGGAACTGCTGCGGCCGACCCGGATCTACACGGACCTGCTCGAGCCGATGCGCGACCACGAGGTCCGCGCGGCGGCCCACGTCACGGGCGGGGGCTGGACGAACCTGCTGCGGATGGGCGACCGCGAGTACGCGATCGAGGACCCGCTCCCGGCCCAGCCGATCTTCGAGTTCGTCCAGCAGGAGGGGAGCGTGACCGACGAGGAGATGCACCGGACGTTCAACATGGGGACCGGGTTCGTCGTCGCGCTGCCCGAGGAACAGGCCGAGAGTCTCGTGGCCGAAACCGACGGACAGGTCATCGGCCGCGTCGCGGACGGCGACACCGTCGAGATTCGCGGGCTCTCGCTGTCCTGA
- a CDS encoding acyl-CoA thioesterase, whose protein sequence is MTDLMETVIENREMVQPNHANMLDVAHGGNVMKWMDEVGAMSAMRFSGEMCVTARVNQMNFERPIPVGDTAYITAYVYDAGTSSVRVRLVAERENLRTRERERTTESYFVYVAIDEDNVPTTVPELTVSTAEGEQLRDEALADEAGRAD, encoded by the coding sequence ATGACCGACCTCATGGAGACCGTGATCGAGAACCGGGAGATGGTCCAGCCGAACCACGCGAACATGCTCGACGTCGCCCACGGCGGCAACGTGATGAAGTGGATGGATGAAGTCGGCGCGATGAGTGCCATGCGGTTTTCGGGCGAGATGTGTGTCACCGCGCGGGTCAATCAGATGAACTTCGAGCGGCCGATTCCCGTCGGGGACACGGCCTACATCACCGCCTACGTCTACGACGCGGGCACCTCGAGCGTGCGGGTCCGGCTGGTCGCCGAGCGCGAGAACCTCCGGACACGGGAGCGCGAGCGAACCACCGAGTCGTACTTCGTCTACGTCGCGATCGACGAGGACAACGTGCCGACGACGGTTCCCGAATTAACCGTCAGCACCGCGGAGGGCGAACAACTCCGGGACGAGGCGCTCGCGGACGAGGCGGGACGTGCCGACTGA